A segment of the Chryseobacterium scophthalmum genome:
TAAGTTGGTTCCATTCATGAAATTTGCCCCTCCTGCTTTTACTTTTACATTAAAGTTCTTTGTTGAAGTAACTTTTAAAGAATTTGCTTTATTAATTGTTTGATCAGAGTTGTAGTCTGCTGCAGTAACATAATTAAAGTCAACCGTATTACCGATTGCTGTACTTCCCGCGTCGATGGAGATCACATCGTTCAGGGTAATGTTTACTGTTGTTGTAGCGGTTGTATTTTGAGCATGAACATTGTTAGTTCCTAATACGATTGCTCCGATAGTTAAGGCTGCGATTACGATTTGTTTTGTCATGGTAGTAATATTTAAAATTTTTATTTTTGTTTAATTGTTCTCTTTTGAACACTACAAATTTATGGCGCCGAAAAAATTTTCTTTGTAGTTGAAAATGGAAGTTCATGTAGTAAAATAACTACACTGATTATTCATTTGGTGTAAATAGAAAAGCCCTCAACACTTTCAAAGTTTTGAGGGCGTATATAAATTGCTGTTATTTTATTATAAAGCTGTCATAATATTATACTATCTAATTATTAAAAATATATCAACTAAAATAACGTTAGATTGCCTACTCTAAAAAATTATCATTTTTGAGATTTAGTTATATCTATTATCAACATTTCGGCTCTTGGCGAGGTTGCGAACTTCGGAACTAATTATTTTTCTGTTAAAGATAAATTTCCTGTGAAATGTAAACGTGAATTTACTGCAAAATTCGGATACCAACTTTTTCTTAAACACTTATTCAACTGCGTTTCCACTCACTTCCCAATAAAAATGAATATGGGGTATAGTTCTTTGTAAGGTTTTACTTTTTTTGTACTTCATTCGTTTCTAAGGTATGGTCATTTACGACGACCGCGAAAGTTTCGGGGCTTGTCAAAGGCGGTATTTTTAGAATTAAAGTTCAATTCAATTACTACTGTTGATCTATCATCCGGCACATACGAGACTTAATCGAAGGACTTAAACCCTTCTTTTGGCAAACCCTTTTTAGCAGCTGGCGTTTTATATCAATTAGTTTCTTTGTGAGAATAAATAAATTATTTTTTCCATTTCATTGTCGGTTAGTCTGTTGCCTTGGATACTTGGAATGTGGTCAGAATTAATAATATTTTTCTTTCAGGTTCCAATTCATAAACAACTAATTTCAGATTTAAGTTCAATTCTCATGTCCAGTAAAATAGTTGTAAACTTTGAGTTTTATTTACTTTGTAATATCCTAAATGCTGAATTAATCGTCCCAAAAAAAGACGTTTTACTTTGCCAACATATGATATTTTACTTTCGGGGATTGTTTTTTTTGATTGCAAGAATTGATTTTGAATTTTCTGTATTCGAATAATCTCTTATTTGTTTACAATATCACAAGTTAAATTTTCAGATAGTATTTCAAAATAATACTGACAAGGTCCACTTAAACTTTTTAGTTCCGAAAACATTGCGTTATATT
Coding sequences within it:
- a CDS encoding peptidoglycan-binding protein LysM — protein: MTKQIVIAALTIGAIVLGTNNVHAQNTTATTTVNITLNDVISIDAGSTAIGNTVDFNYVTAADYNSDQTINKANSLKVTSTKNFNVKVKAGGANFMNGTNLIPVNVLTIKAASASGTMGGTKNTVVLSATDQNLVTNAPLGSALTLNLDYTIPAAKSSSSDILGKPAGTYTQTVTYTATAL